From a single Leucoraja erinacea ecotype New England chromosome 38, Leri_hhj_1, whole genome shotgun sequence genomic region:
- the erh gene encoding enhancer of rudimentary homolog, which yields MSHTILLVQPTKRPEGRTYADYESVNECMEGVCKMFEEHLKRMNPNSPSITYDISQLFDFIDDLADLSCLVYRADTQTYQPYNKDWLKEKIYILLRRQAQQAGK from the exons atg TCTCACACGATCCTCCTGGTGCAACCGACCAAGCGGCCCGAGGGCCGGACCTACGCAGACTACGAGTCTGTCAACGAATGCATGGAAG GTGTCTGTAAAATGTTTGAAGAGCATTTGAAGAGGATGAACCCGAACAGTCCGTCCATCACGTATGACATCAGCCAACTCTTTGACTTCATCGATGACCTTGCTGATCTGAGTTGCCTTGT TTACCGAGCAGACACGCAGACGTATCAGCCATACAACAAGGACTGGCTAAAGGAGAAGATCTACATCCTTCTGCGTAGACAAGCCCAGCAGGCAGGGAAGTAG
- the LOC129714040 gene encoding zinc finger protein 541-like produces the protein MDCYSFTDESSLQTDMHLPLLSDSELPIASNIQRQEFISDPDDIIYAGMTNIELDSNLETAEIPGDPFADNLDLSLYTVDKGCDSPKVPSDSTDTDSPPMLLGISPLPQKNTPEKSITKSERKYGGVQKRRRLSARHSPQQAFQECSQCGKSFSSASALSKHYLTHSHERRHVCRICSKAFKRQDHLSGHLLTHQKTKPYGCMEHGCDKSYCDSRSLRRHYEVQHGLYCQREPFPDSSSKDLDTAESILFPQTGHTQALQCDVGITQRSTQQMESLPQRSSLLNRELLRPLMSSVCQKAAGETETSASNVTLHYPTQTHTTASVLTSPTICLSERSGTVRQTKYRLLQKEQSSGLNCNTTDPFNRVNTSHFSVTNPTVSCIESLDSYVLDSVIPSRTLQPAQYTLESARPASWPQAVSSNHTLSRNETISTRQQANQDLVWTNNLATYSGSKGTYSYIVPNSQPSEEVSATFSSGALHKLDSFAQAFTRQNLDIQSNSVVAKTPGENSAASEIDACGNVFRQILSYKANLNQWQAFPEQKHQILQEQYSLHQQHQQQIATSLFTQVYMGDQDASPMQSQDQFQNHMLQLISDTQYNLSQSQNSGEDIYSLCSIPQEEDGPSSVLCKDLVSSSMTESLEENGENFQCERCQGVFHFLKGLNCHSCPREGLGKQHSLEDNIKPQKVIDNGIEKMDHGGLFFQYLEDKLSAFLLKKPLEESVAAPLVIPVSVPVKTSGLARDSKVEGSPVRSKKLTATRRTSNDSCVQVHETGKSSSMNCRGHSKKQRRKRCRPEPLFIPSPSSSQTGALPGMILYQSHMRSPVCLADHLLENFQPPPYTPPPMLSPIRHGSGLYFNRICSLPGSWAPYSAYTARGIPGSVVDVVDGICGISMVKDDSIIFIEPHINIGTRFQAEIPLLQDKSLVEDSVHLADLVWKPWEDIETSKVTQARVTDLLNLACSSALPGGGTNLELALHCLHDTRGDILAGLDILLMKDARRDLAHPLGDYHYTGTEKWTTAEKKMFNKAICLYNKDFFLMQKMIKHKTVAQCVEYYYTWKKQLKFEWKRSRLLQEEEIKRETDSAGDGKEFKKPSCLASQNLSAPYQRSANRENTRKKVVRAKSSSSPSVQCPAGVQDKNEKKPTIGNFPCKECSKVFDKVKSRNAHMKCHRQQEEQERQAEMKRSRIRLKAEIKEEPVETVVVFNPNNLQNISTP, from the exons ATGGACTGCTACAGCTTCACCGATGAAAGCTCTCTCCAAACCGACATGCATCTGCCTTTGCTATCAGACAGTGAGTTGCCCATTGCAAGTAATATCCAGAGACAAGAATTCATCTCAGATCCTGATGATATTATTTATGCAGGAATGACAAATATAGAACTTGATTCTAACCTGGAGACTGCAGAAATTCCTGGCGATCCATTTGCAGACAATTTAGATCTCTCCCTGTACACTGTAGACAAGGGATGTGACTCCCCAAAGGTTCCCAGTGACTCCACGGATACTGATTCTCCGCCCATGTTGCTAG GTATTAGTCCCCTCCCACAAAAAAACACCCCTGAGAAAAGCATTACTAAAAGTGAAAGGAAATACGGGGGTGTTCAGAAAAGAAGGCGCCTCTCTGCAAGACATTCTCCACAGCAAGCATTCCAG GAGTGCAGCCAGTGTGGAAAGTCATTCAGCAGTGCCAGTGCCCTGAGCAAACACTACCTGACGCACAGTCACGAACGCCGGCATGTCTGCAGGATCTGCAGTAAAGCCTTTAAGAGACAAGACCATTT ATCTGGGCACCTACTAACACACCAAAAAACTAAACCATATGGTTGTATGGAGCATGGATGTGACAAGAGCTATTGTGACTCGAGATCCCTGCGCCGTCACTATGAAGTGCAGCACGGCTTGTACTGTCAGAGGGAGCCCTTTCCTGACAGCAGCTCCAAAGACCTGGAtacagcagagagcatattgTTCCCACAGACCGGACATACTCAGGCCCTTCAGTGTGATGTGGGAATAACGCAGAGGTCCACACAACAAATGGAATCTCTTCCACAGAGGTCCTCTTTGCTTAATAGAGAACTGCTGAGACCTCTGATGAGTAGCGTATGCCAGAAGGCAGCAGGTGAAACCGAAACCAGCGCAAGCAATGTTACCTTGCACTATCCCACGCAAACTCACACTACAGCAAGTGTGCTTACCAGTCCAACTATATGTTTATCTGAAAGATCAGGGACTGTTAGACAAACCAAATATAGATTACTGCAAAAAGAGCAGTCTTCTGGTTTAAATTGTAACACAACTGATCCATTTAACAGAGTAAACACTTCCCATTTTTCTGTCACAAACCCCACTGTGTCTTGTATAGAAAGTTTAGATTCTTATGTCCTGGACTCAGTAATTCCCAGTAGAACCTTACAGCCTGCCCAGTATACGTTAGAGTCGGCAAGACCTGCAAGTTGGCCACAGGCTGTGAGCTCAAATCATACACTATCAAGAAATGAAACCATTTCCACCAGGCAGCAAGCAAATCAAGATCTTGTATGGACCAACAACTTGGCCACCTACAGTGGCAGCAAAGGAACATACTCCTATATTGTTCCCAATTCCCAGCCTTCTGAAGAGGTTTCTGCTACTTTTTCAAGTGGAGCTTTGCATAAACTCGACTCGTTTGCTCAGGCCTTCACAAGACAGAATCTGGATATTCAGTCAAATTCCGTTGTTGCAAAGACCCCAGGTGAAAATTCAGCAGCTTCTGAAATTGATGCTTGCGGAAATGTTTTCAGACAGATCTTGAGTTATAAAGCAAATTTAAACCAGTGGCAAGCATTTCCTGAACAGAAACATCAAATACTGCAGGAACAATACTCTCTCCACCAGCAGCATCAACAGCAGATAGCAACTTCACTCTTTACACAAGTCTACATGGGCGATCAGGATGCCTCCCCTATGCAGAGCCAAGACCAATTCCAAAACCATATGCTCCAGCTGATCTCTGATACCCAATACAATCTATCTCAATCCCAAAATTCG GGTGAAGATATTTACAGTCTCTGCAGCATTCCACAAGAGGAAGATGGACCTTCATCAGTGCTGTG CAAAGACCTGGTGAGTAGCAGCATGACAGAAAGTTTGGAAGAAAATGGGGAAAACTTCCAGTGTGAAAGATGTCAAGGCGTTTTCCATTTTCTGAAAGGACTAAACTGCCACAGTTGTCCACGGGAAGGATTGGGCAAACAGCATTCATTGGAAGATAACATTAAGCCACAAAAG GTGATTGATAATGGCATTGAGAAAATGGATCATGGTGGATTGTTTTTTCAGTATCTAGAGGATAAGCTCAGTGCTTTTCTGCTCAAGAAGCCGCTGGAGGAAAGTGTGGCAGCGCCTTTGGTGATCCCAGTGTCTGTACCTGTGAAAACCTCTGGGCTTGCAAGAGATAGCAAAGTCGAAGGTTCACCTGTTAGATCAAAGAAGTTAACTGCCACAAGACGGACCTCAAATGACAGTTGTGTCCAG GTCCATGAAACCGGCAAATCATCAAGCATGAACTGCAGAGGCCACTCCAAAAAACAGCGAAGAAAACGATGTCGCCCAGAGCCGCTCTTTATCCCATCCCCATCTTCCAGCCAGACTGGGGCCCTGCCAGGGATGATATTGTACCAGAGTCACATGCGTTCTCCTGTTTGCTTAGCTGATCACCTTTTAGAGAACTTCCAACCTCCCCCCTACACGCCTCCCCCCATGTTGAGTCCCATCCGCCATGGCTCAGGTCTCTACTTCAACAGGATCTGTTCCCTGCCAGGGAGCTGGGCACCATACAGTGCATACACTGCCAGAGGAATCCCAGGCAGTGTCGTAG ATGTTGTCGATGGAATCTGTGGCATCTCTATGGTTAAAGATGATTCGATAATTTTCATAGAACC GCATATTAACATTGGGACGCGGTTCCAGGCTGAGATTCCCCTGCTGCAAGACAAATCTTTAGTTGAAGATAGTGTCCACCTAGCAGACCTGGTCTGGAAACCATGGGAAGACATTGAAACCAGTAAAGTCACTCAAGCAAGAG TGACAGACCTTTTGAACCTAGCTTGTTCGAGTGCACTGCCAGGAGGAGGCACCAATTTGGAGCTGGCCCTGCACTGCCTACATGACACTCGTGGAGATATCTTG GCTGGTCTGGATATATTACTGATGAAAGATGCAAGACGGGACCTTGCACATCCTCTGGGAGATTATCACTACACGG GGACTGAGAAGTGGACCACAGCTGAGAAAAAGATGTTCAATAAAGCAATTTGCCTTTACAACAAGGATTTCTTCCTGATGCAGAAGATG ATAAAACACAAGACTGTGGCTCAATGTGTAGAGTATTACTACACCTGGAAGAAGCAGCTAAAATTTGAGTGGAAGAGATCACGTCTGCTGCAGGAAGAGGAAATAAAACGTGAAACTGACAGTGCTGGAGATGGAAAGGAATTCAAAAAGCCG TCATGCTTAGCTTCACAGAATCTGAGCGCTCCTTACCAGAGAAGCGCAAACCGGGAGAACACAAGGAAGAAGGTGGTTCGTGCTAAGTCCAGCTCGTCCCCATCTGTTCAGTGTCCGGCAGGAGTCCAGGACAAGAACGAGAAAAAACCCACCATCGGCAATTTCCCGTGTAAAGAATGCAGCAA AGTATTTGATAAAGTGAAAAGTCGGAATGCTCACATGAAATGCCACAGGCAACAGGAAGAGCAAGAACGACAGGCGGAGATGAAGCGATCGAGAATACGTTTGAAGGCTGAGATAAAGGAGGAACCAGTGGAGACTGTTGTGGTCTTCAATCCAAACAATCTACAGAACATCAGCACACCTTAG